DNA sequence from the Pelecanus crispus isolate bPelCri1 chromosome 4, bPelCri1.pri, whole genome shotgun sequence genome:
CACTCTTTTACATCTAATTACTATGGAGTTACAGGCAtggatttcagaaaaatgcagttttttaaCAACCTGtgtaaaaaattaagaaaaagcaaaattctggaTACTGTTATGTGAAGAGACTTTTTAATCAAGACACTGTACCACGCTGCAATTTGTTAAATATGGAGTTTGGTCTCTGATACGTCCTGTCAATCTGGCTCCAGCTGAAAAAAGATCTTACTTCTGTAGGTGATTTCTGTTGGTTTATACATTTGCTTCAtcagctgtttaaaataatttctgcatataataatgtatttttttaagtttttaatagatttttgttAAACTTATTTTAAGCTGTACAGCATGAGGTATGCCTCCAATAATAGCATGTTTATAGCAGGCTGGTTTAGAAGTACTTCCTGGTTTGCTTAATATCTGTTTTGTATAGTCAGCATTGCAGTATAATATTCCTGTTGCACTTCAATACATGTAACAGTCAGCCTGATGCATTAGGATAATATGTAAGTATGAACATTAAAACTTGCTTGTAAATCATCCATTTCTATGTTGTGCAAAACAGCGCTATGTTATGCTGAAGTGTGAGTCAGACTGATAGGCTCAGAGTTCCAGATTTATGGGAACTGCACACTTGTACATTTTATCTCAATATTGTTCTTATGCCCACCTAAATGCAAAGTGGGTAAATGACTGCATTTATCAGATCATGCTAGCTGACTCATTACTGGAAGGAAAGACACCCACAAAGAAATTAACCCTCAGATAATTCCTCAACCAATGTGAAAGGAATCGTGCAACCAGCAGCCTAGTGTTTAAGACAGGATAGTTCTTCTTCAACTGCTATATGATTTGAATCCCCATTTAATTTCAACCAGCAGGACCCAGCTACGTCAAATTTTAGGTGTGGCGAAGGCTACCTCCAGCCTAACCTCTTACAGCCATCAAGAACTGTACCAACTGATGCAAGCACTTAGTAGAAAACAGTCACTGCACCTCACCCGTGGTAAAAAGGTGGCAGAAGGGGCAGAATGCTTCTACAGGCCAATACTTTCATCCCAGCTGTCTagtattttttccaagatgAACTGCTTGGTTTGGAAGGAGACTTTGGCATCAGATTTGGCAAAAAGACACTTTTTATACATGTAACCAAGAAGGGGATAAAATGGTGTACAGTAAGTAACACTGAGGAGTGCCTTGGTATCTGTGAGAGGATCAGAAATGTATAGAGCTAggttttttgttagttttcatCCACTCTACCCCAAAACCTTTTAAAGTGCATTAGAAAGTTCAATACAGTTACTAATTCTAATTTCCAGGGTTACAATATTCTAATTAGTTAACTCTGTCCCCCAAAAGGTGAATTAAGCCTGTTGCCTAGAAATACAGAGACAGGACTCCTTTGCTATTTCTAtttccaaaatctttttttggCTACATTTAGATTACTAAATGGTGCAACCCAGCAGAAGCTAATTCTGTAGACTGGACAGTGCTGATGACCCAACATCCACAATGAGTGGTCTTTGTTTTGGGGGTAGGTGTTTTGGACCATCTCTACACTATTCTGACAGACAGAACACCAGTAACATCGGGCCTGCATTACATACCCCCCTCGCCAGGGTGCATTCTGCAGTTTCATTTCATCCATAAGAAGCAAATTTGTATACTGTGAGACCTCTTCATGAGGTGAGCAAAAGTACAGTGGAGATGGACAATTCACTTCAAAAAAAGTACTCTTGATCTGACCTAGATACAGACAATTCTAAGGGTGTTTCTACAGTGGTACTTCAGGACAATTATTGGatcacaaaacatttaaatcttCCAGTAAAACCACACAGTACCCTTTGCAAGTATTTTCACCATACCAGCAAAGAGATAGTTAGGGGAAAGCTACGGCCACCCTTTCTAGAAGGAACAGGATGCATTCTGGAAAGCACACTTCTACCAGAAAGCATCCTGAAGAGCACTCTGCAGATTTTCcattgaaatataaaaataacccatatttttgggggggggggggggaagataatttattttgcttagtTGTCTTAACTATTTATATTTGTAGTACAAATTACCTTATACAAAAGCATACAAAGTAAAAGTAACACCACTGCTTACTGTTGAAAGTATTCAGATATGTAAAATCAAAGATCACGTTTGCTTCATTGGAGCAGGAATATTAGCAGATGCTTGCTCTAGGTAAGCTAATGGACCTTGAGGCATTTCTGCAGGCTTTTTGTGCTGTACACTGATATCTTCCAGGACCTGTTGCCAGTGTCGCAGTTTACCCAAATGTTTCTGAATTAAtgcttcttttctctgcaattCATTTCTTAATTCTGAAACATCCTATGgatgaaaaaatgtgtattagTAAATAGACAGTATTCATAAGAACAACCACCTCACATAAaaagcatgtaatttttttagctTGAGTTTTCAAGCTGATCTTACAGGGATTCTAATAATGGAAAAGCGTCAAATGAAACAGAGGGGAAGCACTGTGAATGCACTGGTTCCGTTCCCCTAGGTCACATATTTCGGAGATCATTACTTCCAGCAAAATCTGCCTAACTAGTTTGTTTCTTCCAATGAAACTGTCATCCGTGTTCCAACACtccacagagcagcaggcaTCCAGCCTCTCCAGGTTCATGGTGAGAGCTTCATAAACAGTCAAGTTCTACCAACTTAAGATACAGCACGATGTTGAGAAACCCCAAATTAATGTGAACGAGGTGATTAACTGTACTGGTACACAGCTTTTCTGATCTAGCACAACACAGGTAAATTGATTTAATCATACCTCTTTAATTACTTGCTCTGGTTTCTGGACCGACAGCTGCAGtcttttttgtagaaaaaagCATTCAGTTTGTCTTGCAACATCCAGAAACTTCTGAATGCATTGATCAACACCTaaacataaaataacaaaatagaaagaattctaaaaataaagattccaaaaaaagaagttatcaGGCTGATACTGGTAGTTGTCTGCACactattaaaaacaattttcacagtactttctaaaaagaaaattttactttcCTAAAATGACATATTTATAAAACCAGGATGCGCATTAAGTCTCtgtataaaacatttctttgcacACTTTCAGGCCTTCTTTTAAAGGTGCAAGACAACTCTTTTTTCCCaagttttattacatttttgaCAATGATGAAGAgtgataaaataatttgtggAACCTGGttgaataaagaaaacatttcactgcAAGCCCAGGAGCATATTATGCACTACTGTTTTGATAATAAAAGCTGTCCCATTCCAGCATATGAATATGACCCCATATCCAGAAAGgggttttcaaaagcatttatgCTGTTTTTGAAACAGCTCTTGAGACTCAGGCTTTGAcaatttttcagggaaaagcaCACTTCTAAACAACAGTCAAGGGCCATTTTTTAACTTCCTGTTTATCCCAGTTCAGTGTCAATTACGCCTCCCACAGAGGCACCCGTCACACAACTTGCTGCTACGCAACCCAGGCTTTCCGTTCCCGCTTTTTATTACGGCTTCACAGAGCTCCACAACGCGTCACACGAGCTTCCTAGTTTTTGACCCGCGTATTTCAGGGCGCGTTAATACAACCCCACACAACCGCAGGAGCCAGCCGCCACTCGGACTCTTCCACAAGAGCGCGGTCGTTCGCGGGTGGGTTCCTTTCGGCGCGAGCCCGCTGCCGCGCACAGCGTCCCTCCGGCGGAGGGGGCGCAGCCCGCGGTTACGCCGGGGTCACCGTTCGAAGACCCTGAAGTCGTGTTTAAACCTCTTCTGGCCTCAGAGGCCAAGGCACGCGCACCCCCGGAAAAACCCACACGCACCCGCGAAGCTTCCCGAGAGGCTTCAGGGGGAGCCGGCCACAGATTTGCAGCCCCCGCCGTGCCCCTCGGCATTTCAGGCCTGCGGAGTAAGCGCCGGCGCACCCAGGGCCTCCGCGAAGCCCAGCCGAGCTGCGGCACCTCGGCAGCGCCCGAAAGCCGCCGGGGCGTCAGCCCGGCCCGCCGGGCGTCAGGCGGGGCCGCGCCCCCGGGCCTCACCCGTGCGGATCTCCTCCTGGTCCGTGCCGTTCACGTAGTCCTGGCTCACCAGCGAGGCGAAGCAGGCCTGCGGGAGAGCGAAGCGCGGCGGTCAGCGGGCCGCGGGGGGCCGACACCGCCagggcagcgcccgcccgcccgccccgccccgccccggcccgcacACCTCGAAGGACGCTTCCAGCTCGTCCACCAGCGTGTTGTTGGGATTGCGCAGCCCGGTGGGAGGCGGGATGAGGCCGGCCGGGCCGGGACCGCCGGGaggcccgggcggcggcggcggcggccccggcggctgGTTGGCGAACATCCCGCTCAGCGAGCCCGCCATGGCGGCTGAGCGCCGGCCGCGCATGCGCCGGGGGGCGGGAGCCGAAGGCGGGCCCGGCGCCTCGGCCCGCCCTGCCCCTGCGCCTCGGCCCGCCCTCCCCAGGCGCCTCGGCCCGCCCTCCCCAGGCGCCTCGGCCCGCCCTCCCCAGGCGCCTCGGCCCGCCCTGCCCCTGCGCCTCGGCCCGCCCTCCCCAGGCGCCTCGGCCCGCCCTCCCCAGGCGCCTCGGCCCGCCCTGCCCCTGCGCCTCGGCCCGCCCTCCCCAGGCGCCTCGGCCCGCCCTGCCCCTGCGCCTCGGCCCGCCCGAGCAGCGGCCCCGGGTGAAACGGCAGCGAGGAGGAGCGGGGGAAGCAAAGCCGCCCTTCCCAGCGGGACCGCCTCCAGCCTGGGGTAAGCACCGGCTCTGCGCCGCCTGTTACACGCCAGGCTTTAGCAGCAACGACAACAACGACAGCAAGCccaccctctgggcctggaTCCCCCCGATCCTCAGGAAAACCTTGCCCCACGTTGTAAGCGTTAGGTCTGCGTGCCTCGGAACTCATTCTGGGAATACTGTCCCTGCTCGGAGCCTGGCGGCCGCACGCCTGCGAggggggagcagcaggaggacagCAGCCCTGTGAGATGGTGGCAGGttcccccaaaccccaccaaacgCTTGGTTGCATTCATTAGTTTCTGCGAAACAGTTACGCTCTTGCTGGCACTGGTTTAAGACTCGCTGCGTAACTTCGTGCGGAAGCCCTGCTAATCACACCAATTGCAACAGCCTACAAAGGCTGATGGTGCAGCTTTTCCACCTCAATACACACCAACAGCACTTCTAGTTTTtctaaagaaacatttttataaacaacTTCGCAGAGTTACTTTTCACACCACCTGCGATTCACCCAGAACTGAGGCACAGCTATGATCTCTATCTACTGTTAATTCTCTCTCAATCAAAACACACACCCCCAACTAAGATATTTATTGTTTGCGATAATTATGCTTACTTTACATATAAAATAGGAGTTCAGGTGTTTTCCATTACCATGTTTTGCTACAAAATACGTCAGTAgttaaaacagaatattttttattttaagttgcATGATATGGGATGACAAAGCTTAAAGGTAAGATATTCATACCCAAGTAACgatttataaaatgcatttgtagtTCATTGCCATAATGAAAACAGCTTGGAGCATTCATTTATGAATAATACTTTttaagggtttggtttttttttcttaaggcaGAGTGGATGATTTTAGAATAAGTATTTTATTAGGTATTGTGACTGTCTTGACTTAATCGAGCCGCAAACTCTACTAGCGTTCTTGTAGGCCGCCCAGCCATGCCTTTGCGAAGATAGGGCACCTCATCTTTATTTGACATCACACCAGCTATATCTAAATGAGCCCAGTGAGAGGCAGTCACAAATTCCTTCAGGAACGCAGCAGCTGTGCatgctcctccagctctgtaggaagcagaaaaatttTATTGTTTCTAAAGCAACACCAACACCGCAAACGTTAAACAAATACGCTGAAGGAAAGGGGCACGTGACGGGTATTGATACATCTTACCTGCTATACTTCCCAATGTTACTCAGATCTGCAAGAGGACAGTCTGTTACTTGTTTCGTGTAATGTTCAAAAAGAGGCATTCTCCAAACTCTGTCTCCTGTCAAAATGCTggcctgaaaaagaaacagtgatagtttgggcaatttttttttttttaaactgcgTTTATAATCCCCAGTATCATGCatgcttatttttgtttagCTTTGATCAGTCTAAAAATCTTCAGGTCAATATAATATTAGGTAACTGGAAATACACTGCAAGACAGAACAGTGAATCCTACTTTTTAGGTAGTGTTAgtcaaaacacaaaaatctaaagtttgcccttttttttttttccccaaatttttttttcctgaccacACAAATCCTTCCCTTCATAGACTTCCTTTAGCCATCACACTTCAGCCACTCACGAGGCCTCTCTGAATTTCTGTCTCAGTGTTGTTAAGCAAGATCAATTATCTTTTTAAGATGAACTAATTACTGTCAGTAGCCCAGAGCTTATGCATATGCAGTAAGTTATCAGAAGATGCAGATCCTTGAGATGATTGTGCATGCTGTTTGCTGGATGATATTAAACCTCACTAAAGAGTAATTAATagtcaaaattaattattttcaattaaatacaGTACTAACACTATTCCTACAAGATTTCAAATTGTAATAACGTACATTTTAGATTTGCATGAGGACTTTC
Encoded proteins:
- the MED28 gene encoding mediator of RNA polymerase II transcription subunit 28, translating into MAGSLSGMFANQPPGPPPPPPGPPGGPGPAGLIPPPTGLRNPNNTLVDELEASFEACFASLVSQDYVNGTDQEEIRTGVDQCIQKFLDVARQTECFFLQKRLQLSVQKPEQVIKEDVSELRNELQRKEALIQKHLGKLRHWQQVLEDISVQHKKPAEMPQGPLAYLEQASANIPAPMKQT